A region from the Salvia splendens isolate huo1 chromosome 15, SspV2, whole genome shotgun sequence genome encodes:
- the LOC121767508 gene encoding SRSF protein kinase 2-like, which produces MSGSPSSSSGSEDEDEGFESYRKGGYHAVRIADNFSSARYIAQKKLGWGQFSTVWLAYDTQSSKYVALKIQKSAPQFAQAAMHEIEILSAIAAGDPLNSKSVVRLEDSFKHAGPNGQHLCMALEFLGDSLLRLIKYNRYKGLELHRVKEISRCILTALDYLHRELGIIHTDLKPENILLCSTINPSKDPIWSGLTPILERPEGNPNGGVSVISKIERRLKQRAKRAVARISERRIGIGDGVGRTPKPPRDLDGIDFTCKVVDFGNACWGDRPLADEIQTRQYRAPEVILQSGYSFAADMWSFACTAFELATGEMMFAPKNGQGFSEDEDHLAMMMELLGKMPRKIATTGARSKEYFDRYGDLKRIRRLKYGSLDRLLVDKYKFSDDDARELASFLCAILDFDPDKRPTAQQCLQHPWLIADSQTSEV; this is translated from the exons ATGTCTGGCTCCCCGTCGTCGTCGTCGGGATCGGAAGATGAGGATGAAGGATTCGAATCCTACCGTAAAGGAGGCTACCACGCCGTCAGAATCGCCGATAATTTCTCCTCCGCTCGCTACATCGCGCAGAAGAAACTTGGTTGGGGACAGTTCTCCACCGTCTGGCTCGCCTATGATACTCAGTCCTCG AAATATGTTGCCTTGAAGATCCAGAAAAGTGCACCTCAATTTGCTCAGGCGGCAATGCATGAAATTGAAATTCTTTCTGCTATTGCTGCTGGTGATCCCTTAAATAGCAAGTCAGTTGTACGCTTAGAAGACTCCTTTAAGCATGCAGGCCCAAATGGGCAGCATTTATGTATGGCTCTGGAATTTCTTGGTGATAGTTTGCTTCGTTTGATCAAGTATAACCGGTATAAAGGTCTTGAGCTCCATAGAGTTAAGGAGATAAGCAGATGCATTTTGACTGCTCTCGATTACTTGCATCGGGAGCTAGGAATCATACACACTGATCTAAAACCTGAGAACATTCTTCTATGTTCCACCATTAATCCTTCAAAAGATCCGATCTGGTCAGGATTGACTCCCATCCTTGAAAGGCCTGAGGGAAACCCAAATGGAGGAGTCTCAGTTATTAGTAAAATTGAGAGAAGACTAAAACAAAGGGCAAAAAGAGCAGTTGCAAGAATCTCAGAAAGGAGAATTGGTATAGGAGACGGGGTAGGCAGGACTCCAAAGCCTCCTAGAGACTTGGATGGTATAGATTTCACATGTAAGGTTGTGGACTTTGGAAATGCATGTTGGGGTGATAGGCCACTTGCTGATGAAATTCAAACAAGACAATATAGAGCACCAGAGGTTATACTCCAGTCTGGTTATTCTTTTGCTGCTGATATGTGGTCATTTGCTTGTACGGCTTTTGAACTTGCAACGGGAGAGATGATGTTTGCTCCCAAGAACGGACAAGGTTTCAGCGAGGACGAG GATCACCTTGCTATGATGATGGAGCTCCTTGGAAAGATGCCACGCAAG ATTGCTACTACTGGTGCACGATCGAAGGAGTACTTTGATAGATATGGGGACTTGAAGAGGATTAGAAGGCTGAAGTATGGGTCCCTTGATCGATTACTTGTTGATAAATACAAGTTCTCTGATGATGATGCACGTGAATTGGCGAGTTTTCTATGTGCCATACTTGATTTTGATCCTGATAAACGACCAACGGCGCAGCAATGCCTGCAGCATCCATGGCTTATTGCTGACAGTCAGACAAGTGAGGTGTAG